The Eleginops maclovinus isolate JMC-PN-2008 ecotype Puerto Natales chromosome 3, JC_Emac_rtc_rv5, whole genome shotgun sequence genome includes a region encoding these proteins:
- the lenep gene encoding lens epithelial cell protein LEP503 encodes MHPQRPLPQAMPSSSLGQHLRDMAMGLGRGKNFLGGNVAYGFIQSVKECLYFLLCCWCIKEILD; translated from the coding sequence ATGCATCCCCAGCGTCCTCTTCCTCAGGCCatgccctcctcctctctgggaCAGCATCTGCGGGACATGGCCATGGGTCTGGGAAGAGGCAAGAACTTCTTGGGAGGAAACGTCGCCTACGGTTTTATCCAGTCGGTTAAAGAATGCCTCTAtttcctgctctgctgctggtgcATCAAAGAGATCCTGGACTAA